Proteins co-encoded in one uncultured Draconibacterium sp. genomic window:
- a CDS encoding DUF2797 domain-containing protein, giving the protein MEFEGNIRKMITELNAPVKYTLPIGNEKIDMNALIGKEISMQFDGQINCVSCGKKTKTSFSQGFCYNCLQTAPEASESIIRPELSKAHLGIARDMEWAEKHDLIDHFVYLAVASALKVGVTRGHQIPTRWIDQGASYAIKIAKTPNRHIAGVIEVFLKNHFSDKTNWRAMLKNEVLKDFDLAAEKERIANLLPLELQKYLDSENEVTEINYPVEQFPVKIKSIGFDKLPEITGRLAGIKGQYLIFDDSRVLNIRKHNGYFLRVAM; this is encoded by the coding sequence ATGGAATTTGAAGGCAACATCCGAAAAATGATTACCGAGCTTAATGCGCCGGTAAAATATACACTACCCATTGGCAATGAGAAAATCGATATGAATGCGCTGATCGGGAAAGAAATCTCGATGCAATTTGACGGACAGATTAACTGTGTGTCGTGCGGGAAGAAAACGAAAACATCGTTTAGCCAGGGATTCTGTTACAATTGTCTTCAAACCGCTCCTGAAGCCAGCGAATCGATTATTCGCCCCGAGTTATCGAAAGCACATCTTGGAATTGCACGCGATATGGAATGGGCCGAAAAACACGATCTGATCGACCATTTTGTGTACCTGGCCGTGGCGAGTGCTTTAAAAGTTGGTGTTACCCGTGGTCATCAAATTCCTACACGGTGGATCGATCAGGGAGCCAGTTATGCCATAAAAATTGCCAAAACGCCCAACCGACATATTGCAGGTGTTATTGAGGTATTTCTCAAGAATCATTTTTCTGATAAAACCAATTGGCGGGCAATGCTGAAGAATGAAGTCCTGAAAGATTTTGATCTGGCAGCGGAAAAAGAACGTATTGCGAATTTGTTACCGTTGGAATTACAGAAATACTTGGATTCGGAAAATGAGGTAACCGAAATAAATTATCCGGTTGAGCAGTTTCCTGTGAAAATAAAAAGTATTGGTTTTGATAAACTCCCTGAAATTACCGGAAGATTGGCGGGTATAAAAGGACAGTATTTAATTTTTGATGATAGCCGTGTTTTAAATATCCGGAAACACAATGGTTATTTTTTGCGGGTGGCAATGTAG
- a CDS encoding non-canonical purine NTP diphosphatase, producing MKLVFATNNKHKLEELQAILGDQFTLLSLKDIECFDEIPEEQPTLEGNASQKAYYIYDKFGMNCFADDTGLEIKALNGEPGVYSARYAGEDKNSEANMKKVLEKLTKINEREARFRTVISLVIDGEEKQFEGIVNGEILTEKRGDSGFGYDPIFKPEGLDQSFAEMGLEDKNKISHRGRAVQKLVDYLKKLD from the coding sequence ATGAAACTCGTTTTTGCGACAAACAACAAACATAAACTGGAAGAATTACAGGCTATTTTGGGCGATCAATTTACCCTGCTTAGTTTAAAAGATATTGAATGTTTCGACGAAATCCCCGAGGAACAGCCCACATTGGAAGGAAATGCCAGCCAAAAAGCTTATTACATCTACGACAAATTCGGCATGAATTGTTTTGCCGACGATACCGGTTTGGAGATTAAAGCCCTGAATGGTGAGCCCGGAGTGTACTCGGCACGTTACGCCGGCGAAGACAAAAATTCGGAGGCCAATATGAAGAAGGTGCTCGAAAAACTGACCAAAATAAATGAGCGGGAAGCACGTTTTAGAACTGTGATTTCGCTGGTAATTGATGGCGAAGAGAAACAATTTGAAGGCATTGTAAACGGCGAAATATTAACGGAAAAGAGAGGTGACTCGGGATTTGGTTACGACCCTATTTTTAAACCCGAAGGACTCGACCAGTCGTTTGCCGAAATGGGTCTCGAAGACAAAAACAAGATCAGTCACCGGGGGAGAGCTGTACAAAAACTGGTCGACTATTTAAAAAAGCTCGATTAA
- a CDS encoding YfhO family protein, producing MKWDFVDAYLPARYFFSEAVLNNIFPFWNPYLLYGVPFYADLVSVFNPEFWLVGNMFGYSNITLQYVFLAYVFFAGVNFRYFLQRFNVNEPLALSLAIAYMLSGFTVGNAQHLGFIAGYALLPLVIVSYVQFARQPETKSMVRLALVYLVLVFAGYPGITIILSYLLLCLFCYYFVLSFRKSIKRFFVFHLIFAGIVLVGSFVLLLAFSQAQPYLSRYSGLTLEAVLRHPFSLHSFWSFLFPYSTTTDVDFFNTDPSMSNAYFGLFGLVFLVYALTGKIKQKVGVIFLLFAVFSLLTALGSRFFLREFLYDHFPLMNMFKYPSIFRALTIFGFLAYAGLNCKIDDITSANKKTLLAVIGVLAIIILFVVVRSVGRLEAFVLFDFNLSLADRLQKTTINEAFILQGIIHLLLLGYFFIVLVRKQKHLPIAILFLFAFDGILSTQMNLHYTVVSDIDPVEFKADLDSEPKGFPIPELRPIGENSDHNAAGKFTWRNNNVFPKRPSFDGLISFKSDGYSTLSDDFPAVLEVMKKQPLFFFSDDVRVNGDTANIGPKTVLLEPADLQNINGKTLQQHQANKLEIKSFSPNKIVVHTETLHEQLLVFQQNYFSGWKVTINGKEQKIVRANYALMGTIVPAGEHVVQFSYGNKLIIVLFVVTMLLMLVLAGLLLFLHWKEDLKHRRMILGSAFGLVLLIITFSGINRWRYHKKTSRLLPEITEEFEALKNYDVTTFLSYASGTQVAIPYTDHQIYLDDNMNVAAFGKVLAETHTPQFALAWINGVISKDVKELFLSYFPKVEKEIISGNSGFILARKGDFKKTYYDEDFESGTNRVWEIDESRIKTDSVAANAYYTFVQNHRWGAVLNITVDKNNSDLQKITVLGDLRFPEMFSEVNMVVTVSRDKEQVEYYTREISDFSYETGVWSRFALVKMVDFDLHSGDVIHIYLWNRTDARFDIDNLKVKMCIGN from the coding sequence ATGAAATGGGATTTTGTGGATGCCTATTTACCGGCCCGATACTTTTTTTCTGAAGCGGTTTTAAATAATATCTTTCCGTTTTGGAATCCCTACCTTTTGTATGGTGTACCTTTTTATGCCGATCTGGTTTCGGTTTTTAACCCAGAATTCTGGCTCGTTGGCAACATGTTTGGCTACTCGAATATTACCCTTCAGTATGTGTTTCTAGCCTATGTATTTTTTGCAGGAGTCAACTTCAGGTATTTTCTGCAACGATTTAATGTAAACGAGCCGCTTGCACTTTCGTTGGCAATTGCGTACATGCTTTCGGGGTTTACGGTGGGAAATGCACAACATCTGGGGTTTATTGCCGGATATGCGCTATTGCCACTCGTGATCGTCTCCTATGTGCAGTTTGCAAGGCAGCCCGAAACAAAAAGTATGGTGCGTTTGGCTCTTGTATATTTAGTTCTGGTTTTTGCCGGCTACCCGGGTATTACAATAATTCTTTCCTATTTGTTACTTTGTCTGTTTTGTTACTATTTCGTTTTATCCTTCAGAAAAAGTATTAAGCGCTTTTTTGTTTTTCATCTGATTTTTGCCGGCATTGTACTTGTTGGAAGTTTTGTGTTACTACTGGCGTTTTCGCAGGCACAACCCTATTTAAGTCGTTATTCCGGTTTAACACTCGAAGCCGTTTTGCGACATCCGTTTTCTTTGCATTCATTCTGGTCGTTTCTGTTTCCGTACAGTACAACAACCGATGTGGATTTCTTTAACACCGATCCTTCCATGTCGAATGCTTATTTCGGACTGTTCGGATTAGTGTTCTTAGTTTATGCTTTAACCGGAAAGATCAAACAAAAGGTAGGAGTGATCTTTTTGTTGTTCGCAGTATTTTCGTTGTTAACCGCGCTGGGCAGCCGGTTCTTCTTAAGGGAATTTCTGTATGATCATTTCCCGTTAATGAACATGTTTAAATATCCATCGATTTTCAGAGCACTTACCATATTTGGTTTTCTGGCTTATGCGGGACTTAATTGTAAAATCGATGATATTACATCCGCGAATAAAAAGACGCTGCTGGCGGTTATTGGCGTGTTAGCGATTATTATTTTATTCGTTGTTGTACGATCGGTGGGACGACTTGAAGCTTTTGTTCTTTTTGACTTTAATTTATCATTGGCCGATCGTTTGCAGAAAACAACAATTAATGAGGCTTTTATTTTGCAGGGCATTATTCATTTATTATTGTTGGGATACTTTTTTATAGTGCTGGTTCGCAAACAAAAACATTTACCCATAGCTATTTTATTTCTGTTTGCCTTCGACGGAATTCTTTCAACCCAGATGAATTTGCATTACACGGTAGTTAGTGATATTGATCCTGTTGAATTTAAAGCAGATTTAGATTCGGAACCCAAAGGATTTCCTATTCCTGAATTGCGCCCGATTGGTGAAAATTCGGATCATAATGCAGCCGGAAAATTTACCTGGAGAAATAACAATGTATTTCCAAAACGGCCCTCCTTCGATGGGTTGATTTCTTTTAAATCAGATGGTTATTCCACGTTGAGCGATGATTTTCCGGCAGTGCTGGAAGTAATGAAAAAGCAGCCGCTTTTTTTCTTTTCCGATGATGTGAGGGTAAACGGAGATACGGCTAACATTGGCCCGAAGACCGTTCTGTTAGAACCCGCTGACTTGCAGAATATCAATGGAAAAACGCTGCAACAGCATCAGGCAAATAAATTAGAAATTAAGAGCTTTTCCCCGAATAAAATTGTTGTACACACCGAAACACTACACGAGCAGTTGTTGGTTTTTCAGCAAAATTACTTTTCAGGATGGAAAGTAACAATCAATGGTAAAGAGCAAAAAATAGTTCGGGCAAACTATGCTTTAATGGGCACCATTGTTCCGGCAGGTGAACATGTTGTTCAATTCAGTTATGGTAACAAGTTAATAATCGTGTTATTTGTTGTGACGATGCTGCTAATGTTGGTATTGGCAGGCCTGCTTCTGTTTCTGCATTGGAAAGAGGATTTAAAACACCGACGAATGATTCTGGGGTCAGCATTTGGATTGGTGTTACTGATTATTACTTTTAGTGGTATTAACAGATGGCGCTATCATAAAAAGACTAGCCGATTATTGCCGGAGATTACAGAAGAATTCGAAGCTTTAAAAAACTACGATGTTACCACTTTCTTGAGTTATGCTTCAGGTACTCAGGTTGCGATACCATATACCGATCATCAAATTTATCTTGATGACAATATGAATGTGGCCGCCTTTGGTAAGGTGCTGGCTGAAACGCACACGCCACAATTTGCATTGGCCTGGATAAATGGTGTCATTAGTAAAGACGTGAAGGAGCTTTTTTTGTCCTATTTTCCGAAGGTGGAAAAGGAAATAATTTCGGGAAATTCAGGCTTTATTCTGGCTCGAAAGGGCGATTTTAAAAAGACTTATTATGATGAAGATTTTGAGTCGGGAACAAATCGGGTATGGGAAATAGACGAGAGCCGGATTAAAACCGATTCTGTTGCTGCAAATGCTTATTACACTTTTGTGCAAAACCACAGGTGGGGGGCAGTATTAAATATTACTGTCGATAAGAATAATAGTGACCTGCAAAAAATTACGGTGTTGGGCGATTTGCGTTTCCCCGAAATGTTTTCGGAGGTAAATATGGTTGTTACTGTATCGCGGGATAAAGAGCAAGTAGAATATTATACCCGGGAAATAAGTGATTTCTCGTACGAAACCGGAGTTTGGTCGCGGTTTGCACTTGTAAAAATGGTTGATTTTGACTTGCATTCGGGCGACGTAATTCATATTTATTTATGGAACAGAACAGATGCCCGCTTTGATATCGATAACCTGAAAGTGAAAATGTGTATCGGTAATTAG
- a CDS encoding M28 family peptidase: MKEQLLFVLLNVLLSGILSAQKKVDLNAFHSISSNELMEFATELSSDKYEGRLSGSPEYLDAAKWCASKFEEWGVQPANNGSYFQYFPNEYSEVSSLGSVVYFNGDEKIFLDFPEDYLPGSNSASGTVQAELVYVGYGITAPELGYDDYNNVDVKGKIIILESGTPYTKNDETLAKWTPYAYHRYKFRNAVKHGAAGMIYASKLANPNTVNLEGFVYAHVEPKVVAQIMADAGKDYPRIRQQLKNMEEPSFELPAEQKVFIRAETNYFPDAQACNVVAMIEGSDPGLKDEVIIIGGHLDGQGKMGDVMFSSALDNASGISDILGAAKALATSEVKPKRSVLFILLGGEECGLYGSKYYCKNPLFPVDKTKMMINLDMVGNGTAFFVSGGKTHSALFSHFEDANNNYIHREMETSAVSKNYRRPRSDASVFEDAGIKTFGLWTRNSVYPVHYHMPDDKTNVLTPEIMEDAAKLLYLGILGVANDSKL, from the coding sequence ATGAAGGAACAGCTTTTATTTGTATTACTGAATGTACTGTTATCCGGCATTTTAAGTGCGCAGAAAAAAGTGGATTTGAATGCGTTTCATTCCATTTCGAGCAACGAGTTAATGGAGTTTGCAACAGAACTGAGTTCTGATAAATACGAAGGACGTTTATCCGGCTCTCCTGAGTATCTGGATGCAGCAAAATGGTGTGCTTCAAAATTTGAAGAGTGGGGCGTTCAGCCTGCAAACAACGGTAGTTATTTTCAGTATTTCCCAAACGAATATTCAGAGGTAAGCTCGCTGGGTTCGGTGGTTTATTTTAACGGCGATGAAAAAATATTCCTCGATTTCCCGGAAGATTATTTGCCGGGCTCTAACTCGGCAAGTGGCACGGTACAGGCCGAACTCGTTTATGTGGGCTACGGAATTACGGCCCCGGAGCTGGGGTACGACGATTATAATAACGTTGATGTAAAAGGAAAAATTATCATCCTCGAAAGTGGAACACCTTACACTAAAAACGATGAGACACTGGCAAAATGGACTCCTTATGCGTATCATCGCTACAAGTTCCGGAATGCGGTAAAACATGGTGCTGCGGGAATGATTTATGCCAGTAAACTGGCCAATCCAAACACGGTAAATCTCGAAGGATTTGTTTATGCACATGTGGAACCAAAAGTTGTTGCGCAAATTATGGCCGATGCCGGAAAAGATTATCCGCGAATTCGGCAACAACTGAAAAATATGGAAGAGCCATCGTTCGAACTGCCGGCAGAACAAAAAGTGTTCATCCGCGCTGAAACAAACTATTTCCCCGATGCACAGGCTTGCAACGTGGTTGCTATGATCGAAGGTTCCGATCCGGGGTTGAAAGATGAAGTGATAATTATCGGCGGTCACCTCGATGGGCAGGGGAAAATGGGTGATGTTATGTTCTCCAGCGCACTTGATAATGCATCGGGAATCAGCGATATTCTGGGGGCTGCAAAAGCTTTGGCAACATCAGAGGTAAAACCAAAACGTTCGGTGCTTTTTATTCTTCTTGGTGGCGAAGAGTGTGGTTTGTATGGTTCGAAATATTATTGCAAAAATCCGCTGTTTCCGGTAGATAAAACAAAAATGATGATTAATCTGGATATGGTTGGAAACGGAACGGCATTTTTTGTGTCGGGAGGGAAAACGCACTCGGCATTATTCAGTCATTTTGAGGATGCCAATAATAACTACATCCATCGCGAAATGGAAACTTCGGCAGTTAGCAAAAACTACAGACGGCCACGTTCCGACGCATCGGTTTTTGAAGATGCCGGTATTAAAACATTTGGTCTGTGGACCCGCAATTCAGTGTATCCGGTGCACTATCACATGCCTGACGATAAAACGAATGTGTTAACTCCCGAGATTATGGAAGATGCGGCAAAACTGCTTTATTTGGGCATTTTGGGCGTGGCAAACGACAGTAAACTTTAA
- a CDS encoding metalloregulator ArsR/SmtB family transcription factor, which translates to MVDIKEINVERLEVAASMLKAIAHPMRIAILKHLEGGKKLTVTEIHERLKIEQSTTSHHLGILRDKGVLCSKREGKNTYYYLKYNILSQIVDCLETCTCD; encoded by the coding sequence ATGGTAGATATCAAGGAGATAAACGTCGAGCGTTTGGAGGTTGCTGCCAGCATGTTGAAGGCAATAGCGCACCCTATGCGTATTGCTATTTTGAAGCATCTGGAGGGAGGGAAAAAATTAACAGTTACCGAGATCCACGAACGGCTAAAGATTGAGCAGTCAACTACATCGCATCACTTAGGTATTTTGCGTGACAAAGGTGTTTTGTGCTCAAAACGCGAAGGAAAGAATACCTATTATTACTTGAAATACAATATTTTAAGCCAGATTGTTGATTGTTTGGAAACCTGCACCTGCGATTAA
- a CDS encoding PAS domain S-box protein produces the protein MFQALIQNAALLVTFSFLYGTIKYYLAPQKLQFQIISGVWFGIVAVAAMLLPYQHEPGVIYDGRSIVITLAGLWGGGLATLITMIVAGTYRAFLGGAGVWAGLATIVASGIIGLSFRIILHKKPQKAHTAVFYAVGIISQLGMLASQLLLPEHPMQTIQQIWFPVMLIFPVALTLIAKLFQQIERYLSSEQQIRKAEEMYRTTLLSIGDAVICTDIKGRITQLNPEAERLTGWNAGEAYKKNLEDVFHIVNEHSRERVESPFSKVMKRGKVVGLANHTILLSKDGNEIPIADSGAPIIINKQIVGVVLVFRDQTEDKIQQRALEKSEARYREREFLLTESQQAGNIGTYQLDILANIWTSSNTMDNIFGIDEEYSKTSESWKNIIHPEYQEQMIDYLQYEVIGKKQPFDKEYKIIRKSDGVERWVHGLGKLRYDEKGNPIQMFGTIQDITERKLWQEELVKSEERFRKAVLLAPIPIMVFDQDGSILYLSQGWKQFSGYTIDQMSTIKEWTEKVFPKTKAKEIEESLIEIVDFDQTVFSGDYEITTHNGEKRFWNFYTSPLGESGGKKLALCIAPDITQRMQIKKELEASERSYRQLFENHIAVKLLINPKNGQIVRANNAAADFYGYSVEELEKMTILEINPSAKESLKEAAAQDASLKRYYAELKHRLRSGEIRDVEVFSTENDYKGQIVWHSIIHDITEKKRLMQDLVDAKEKAEESERLKSAFLANVSHEIRTPLNGIVGFSNILAQEENINAANKSEFADIINQSSSGLLKIIDDILDLSRLETGLVSFSVEPFQVNTMLNNLYSIFKNKMQNTPNTDVELILHEADKLMMINGDKIRITQIISNLLENAIRFTRTGTIEFGVSSHDDTLLKFFVADTGIGIPIDKQQVIFGRFMQAESGISRKYGGTGLGLSIVKKLLELMGSEIHMESEPRKGTKFWFSLPLYNKPAQNKTDESEVNKQLPSESLSRQNKVLVVEDNEQCRMFLKHVLSSRYPALSFAQTGNDALKQIQNDPPDIVLLDIGLPDISGLEVAKKIKETNSKIKVIAQTAFASTTDKENALKAGCDDFLVKPLQIRTLLEKINKKLAE, from the coding sequence ATGTTTCAAGCTTTAATCCAAAATGCGGCTCTTCTTGTAACCTTTTCTTTCCTGTATGGAACCATTAAGTATTACCTGGCTCCCCAAAAGCTACAATTTCAGATTATAAGCGGTGTTTGGTTTGGGATAGTAGCTGTTGCAGCAATGCTTTTGCCTTACCAACACGAACCGGGAGTTATTTACGATGGCCGCTCTATTGTTATTACACTTGCGGGTTTATGGGGAGGAGGATTAGCAACACTGATTACTATGATTGTAGCAGGTACCTACAGGGCCTTTCTCGGAGGTGCCGGAGTATGGGCAGGACTTGCTACAATTGTTGCCTCGGGGATAATTGGCTTGTCTTTCAGAATTATTCTTCATAAAAAACCACAAAAAGCTCATACCGCTGTTTTCTATGCAGTTGGCATTATAAGCCAGCTTGGAATGCTCGCAAGTCAGCTACTTTTGCCCGAACATCCCATGCAAACCATACAACAAATATGGTTTCCGGTTATGCTTATATTTCCTGTTGCATTAACTCTAATTGCCAAACTATTCCAGCAAATCGAACGATATCTGTCGAGTGAACAACAGATCAGGAAAGCAGAAGAAATGTACAGAACAACTTTATTAAGTATTGGCGATGCCGTTATTTGTACTGATATAAAAGGCCGAATTACACAACTAAATCCCGAGGCTGAGAGGCTTACCGGGTGGAATGCCGGAGAAGCTTACAAAAAAAATCTCGAAGATGTTTTTCATATTGTTAACGAACACTCCCGTGAAAGGGTGGAGAGTCCTTTTTCGAAGGTAATGAAACGTGGTAAAGTTGTTGGACTCGCTAATCATACTATACTCCTGTCGAAAGATGGTAACGAAATTCCTATAGCTGATAGTGGTGCACCAATTATTATTAACAAGCAGATTGTAGGAGTGGTTCTTGTTTTTCGTGATCAAACCGAAGACAAAATACAACAACGAGCACTTGAAAAAAGTGAAGCACGTTATCGCGAACGTGAATTTTTACTTACAGAATCGCAACAGGCCGGAAATATTGGCACTTACCAATTAGACATTTTAGCGAACATCTGGACTTCATCAAATACCATGGACAATATTTTTGGAATAGACGAAGAATATTCCAAAACTTCTGAAAGTTGGAAAAACATAATTCATCCGGAGTATCAGGAACAAATGATAGACTACCTGCAATACGAAGTAATTGGCAAGAAACAGCCTTTTGATAAGGAATATAAAATCATTCGAAAAAGTGACGGAGTTGAAAGATGGGTACACGGGCTTGGTAAACTCCGCTACGATGAAAAAGGAAATCCGATTCAAATGTTCGGAACAATTCAAGACATAACCGAGCGCAAACTTTGGCAAGAAGAACTGGTAAAAAGTGAGGAACGCTTTAGAAAAGCTGTTCTGCTGGCACCAATACCTATTATGGTGTTCGATCAGGACGGAAGTATACTGTATCTCAGCCAGGGATGGAAACAATTTTCGGGTTATACTATTGATCAAATGTCTACCATTAAAGAATGGACAGAAAAGGTTTTCCCAAAAACAAAAGCCAAAGAAATAGAAGAAAGCCTTATTGAAATTGTCGACTTCGACCAAACAGTTTTTAGCGGCGATTATGAAATCACAACTCACAACGGAGAAAAGCGTTTTTGGAATTTCTACACCTCTCCGCTTGGCGAAAGCGGCGGAAAAAAACTGGCGCTCTGTATCGCCCCCGATATCACACAAAGAATGCAGATAAAAAAAGAGCTGGAGGCCAGCGAGCGAAGCTACCGTCAGCTTTTTGAGAACCATATTGCCGTTAAATTGCTGATAAATCCGAAAAACGGGCAAATCGTAAGAGCAAATAATGCAGCGGCAGATTTTTATGGTTATAGTGTTGAAGAGCTGGAGAAAATGACCATATTAGAAATAAACCCCTCGGCAAAAGAGTCATTAAAAGAAGCAGCTGCACAAGATGCAAGCCTGAAACGATATTACGCCGAATTAAAACACCGGTTGCGATCGGGCGAAATTCGCGATGTGGAAGTTTTTAGTACCGAAAACGACTATAAAGGACAAATCGTTTGGCACAGTATTATTCATGATATCACAGAGAAAAAAAGGCTAATGCAAGACCTTGTTGATGCAAAAGAAAAGGCAGAAGAAAGCGAACGCCTGAAATCTGCATTCCTCGCCAATGTAAGCCACGAAATAAGAACACCATTGAACGGCATTGTCGGATTCAGCAATATTTTGGCACAAGAAGAAAATATTAACGCAGCCAACAAAAGCGAATTTGCTGATATTATTAATCAAAGTTCTTCCGGGTTGCTAAAAATAATTGATGATATTCTCGACTTGTCGCGTCTCGAAACAGGTTTGGTCTCTTTTTCAGTTGAGCCATTTCAGGTAAATACCATGCTAAATAACTTGTATTCCATTTTTAAGAACAAAATGCAGAACACGCCGAATACCGATGTTGAGTTAATACTGCATGAGGCTGATAAATTGATGATGATTAACGGCGACAAAATAAGAATCACACAGATCATTTCAAACTTACTTGAGAATGCAATTCGTTTTACCAGAACAGGAACCATCGAATTTGGCGTTTCGAGCCATGATGATACACTGCTGAAATTTTTTGTTGCCGATACCGGAATAGGAATTCCTATTGATAAGCAGCAAGTCATTTTCGGCCGTTTTATGCAAGCCGAATCGGGCATTTCAAGAAAGTACGGCGGAACAGGCTTGGGATTATCCATTGTAAAAAAACTCCTCGAACTTATGGGTAGTGAAATTCATATGGAATCGGAACCGCGAAAAGGAACTAAATTCTGGTTTAGTCTGCCTTTATACAACAAACCTGCACAAAACAAAACAGATGAAAGTGAGGTTAACAAACAATTACCGTCGGAGTCTTTGTCAAGACAAAACAAAGTATTGGTTGTGGAGGACAACGAACAATGCCGTATGTTTTTGAAACACGTACTAAGCAGCAGATATCCCGCACTTTCGTTTGCCCAGACCGGAAATGATGCACTAAAGCAAATACAAAACGATCCTCCGGATATTGTTTTACTCGATATAGGATTACCTGATATAAGCGGGCTTGAAGTAGCAAAAAAGATAAAAGAAACCAATAGCAAAATAAAAGTAATTGCACAAACGGCCTTTGCCTCTACCACCGATAAAGAAAATGCGTTGAAAGCCGGATGTGACGACTTCCTAGTTAAGCCCCTGCAAATAAGAACCTTACTTGAAAAAATAAATAAGAAATTAGCAGAATAA
- a CDS encoding polyprenyl synthetase family protein — MTTIKKIKAPIEQELYDFEPYFKKSLQSDIPLLATVLNFLYRTKGKQLRPMFVFLSAKLHGGTNESSKLAACSVELLHTATLVHDDVVDESYERRGSFSVKALWKNKLAVLVGDYILARGLLLQLESKKYNFLHLISRAVQDMAEGEILQMKKSRKLDIDDETYFEIIRKKTASLIATSMAIGAASAVDDEAIIEKMYSIGQDAGIAFQIKDDIFDYQSKGLLGKPTGNDIKEKKITLPLLHVLNEADRSERKRILRLIKRKNNSSKVVEELIQLVTEKGGLEYAEQKMNEFKDRAIAGLKEFPDCEARESLIELMNYIATRKK; from the coding sequence ATGACCACGATAAAGAAAATAAAGGCCCCCATTGAACAGGAACTGTATGATTTTGAGCCTTATTTTAAAAAATCCCTGCAAAGCGATATTCCTTTGCTGGCAACCGTTTTAAATTTCCTTTATCGCACGAAAGGCAAACAACTTCGCCCCATGTTTGTGTTCTTATCCGCAAAATTGCACGGGGGAACCAATGAATCTTCGAAATTGGCGGCCTGTTCGGTGGAATTATTGCACACTGCCACGCTGGTGCACGACGATGTGGTTGATGAGTCGTACGAGCGCCGCGGATCGTTTTCGGTTAAAGCGCTTTGGAAAAATAAACTGGCTGTTTTGGTGGGCGATTATATTTTAGCCCGCGGACTGTTGCTGCAACTCGAAAGCAAAAAATACAATTTCCTTCATCTCATTTCGCGCGCTGTTCAGGATATGGCCGAGGGAGAAATCCTGCAAATGAAAAAAAGCCGCAAGCTCGACATTGATGATGAAACCTATTTCGAAATCATCCGCAAAAAAACAGCTTCGTTAATTGCAACCAGTATGGCCATTGGCGCTGCATCGGCGGTTGACGACGAGGCGATAATCGAAAAAATGTACAGCATTGGGCAAGATGCCGGAATTGCTTTCCAGATAAAAGATGATATTTTCGATTACCAGTCGAAAGGCCTGCTGGGCAAACCAACGGGTAACGACATTAAGGAAAAGAAAATCACCCTGCCACTACTGCACGTTTTAAATGAAGCCGACCGAAGTGAACGGAAACGCATTTTGAGGTTGATAAAACGCAAGAATAACAGCTCTAAAGTAGTTGAAGAATTGATTCAGCTTGTAACGGAGAAGGGCGGCCTTGAATATGCCGAGCAAAAAATGAATGAATTTAAAGACCGGGCAATTGCCGGCCTAAAAGAATTCCCTGACTGTGAGGCGCGCGAATCGCTTATCGAGCTGATGAACTACATTGCCACCCGCAAAAAATAA